From Malaya genurostris strain Urasoe2022 chromosome 2, Malgen_1.1, whole genome shotgun sequence:
GATGAATTGATCGCGTTTGAAACAACTGAAGTCGATTTAACATACACATGTTGCCGGTGAAGTGACGAATGAAGACCAAAGAAAACGTTCAAGAAACTATGTTCTACCACTACTACTCTCCTCAAGTCGGCTACAGTGAGTCGATCATCATCGGTAGCAAGTGAAGCAGGTCAGTTACAGCTAAATGCTCGTCTCAAAAACTCTTCCCTTCATCTTCACGTGACTGAAATCAATCACAACAAAAATGGTAAGTGGTATCACAATTTGCAAACAATTTATTAAATGTTTCCTTTATCGCTACAGAATTTAAAAACGGCGATCACCGTGCTCACGGTTTTCTTCGTTCGGGAAATCCAAATCGAGGCAGCGAAAATTTTATTAGTTTCTTCCTTTCCCGGCATGAGCCATTGGTTGACGTTCGAGCACATTGTGGATGAACTGCTCGTGCGAGGTCACGAGATTACGGCCATCACAAATTACCGGCTCAAGAACTCGAACCACAGTGACCGTTACCGAGAAGTATTGATTAGCCCTATGTTTGATTTCGAAGGGGATCTGCCAATGGAATCGTACTATCGCTCGACAGAGTTCAGTAGCCCCTTCTACAAGCTGAAAATACTTTGGTGGCTGGGATTAGCTACCACGGCGCATGCATTTGAAACGGAAAACGTGCAGATGTTTCTCCGAGAGGAAGGTCTTACTTTTGATCTGATTATTGCCGAACAGTTCGTCCAGGAGGCGTTTCTTATGTTCGGACACAAATATCGCGCTCCGATTGTCACAATAAGTAAGAGACAAATTACCACCCAGCGAATACTTGTTTAGATATCGATTCAATTTATTGCAGATACGCTAGGCTACACGGATTATATCGATCGATCGTTTGGAATGATTACACCGTTGTCGTTCGTGCCGCATTTCTTCACCCAGCTTACCGACGAAATGAGCTTTTTGGAGCGATGCTACAACGTGATTGTGACGGTATATGATTGGGCAAATAGGAAATTTGTTTACCTTCCTGAACAGAATGCTATGGCCCGGAAATACTTTGCAAACAGTGGATATTTGGCACAATCTATGCCAACGGTAGAGGAGTTAGATATGAACGTCAGTGTGACACTGACCAACAGTCATATCATGTCGTTCAGACCGAGACCAAAAATGATCGGAATGGTTGATATCGCAGGAGTACATATCAAACCGGCCAAGGATTTACCACTGGATGTCAAGGTATGTATAGttaaatttcttcaattttgtgTTCTGGAAGCTCTTCAAGCTATAAGtcctaatgtaaaaaaaaatacgttGGTCGTGAAAGACAAATACGTCATGAGAATGGAATAAATAATCACTTCTTTTGTTTAATCTAACTTTCAGAATTTCTTGGACTCGTCAGCATCCGGAGCCATTTACATAAACTTTGGAACATTCCTGCGAAGCTCGGCCATGCCGGCCGAAACGTTACGTGTTTTCCTGGAGGTATTCAAAAACCTGCACCAGTACAAGTTTCTCTGGAAATGGGAAAGTGATCAAGTGCCCGTGCTGCCGGAAAATGTAATGGTCCGAAAATGGTTACCTCAAAATGATATACTTGCTCATTCCGCCATCAAACTATTCGTGACCCACGGAGGTATCTTTGGTTCGCAGGAATCGATCTATTGGGGCCGACCAATGCTATTCGCTCCATTTTACGGTGACCAGCACGCGAATGCTCTTAAGTTTCAAAATGCCGGTGTCAGTCTCACTTTGAAGATTGCCAACATATCTGTAGAGGAATTCCAAGGGAAAATCATGCAAATCGTAGAAAACCCAACTTTCCAGTGGAATGCAAATCGTCTGTCGCAAATGTTTCGGGATAATCCGCAAGATCCGCTTAGAGAGGCTGTGTTTTGGATAGAGTATGTAATGCGTCATCATGGAGCAGAATTCTTGAAATCAGCATCCATCAGATTACCTTGGTACCAGTATCTACTATTAGATGTTGCATCAGTGGCATTTGGAATTCTCTTCCTGGCATATTGGTTGGTAAAGAAGCTTGTACAAGTGGTTTCTGAAAGTATGTTGGCTTGCtctaaaaacaaaacgaaacaaaaGAAACAATGACAGTTGGTTGATGCTTAGTGAATTAACTGCGTCACTAGTGTTTATAACTCAAATCCGTTCCGTTGAAAAATCTTTCTCTCAAGCCGGCAGATTTGGCAGTTTAAAGAATGTTGAAGATGTGTCAAGCAAGACAAACGTTGGCCACGAATTATCGCGCCCGGGAATTAGGTTGTAAAAACTGActttttacacaaaaaaaatcgtctggAGATAACCCTATAGACTCTAAACATCAGTGCATGTGTTATTTCCGTAagaaaattcaacgataaatAAAGCCTTCGAAaactgcaaaacaatccgacatttattgaaaaagttattaaaggaaaatcgACACAAGATCCGAACAATGGCTCTTTCCTCAATATATCTGGTAGAGATGATCGagtaagcattttttcaaacccgacctgtacccgataaaaaaaattaccagaAAACCCGACCCTTACCAGAAAAAAGTTcctaaattcgaaaaaatattttaacccGTACCTgttgaaaataagaaaatcgGAACCCGTATCCGATCCGAACCTGACAAACATATCTATTTCAGTATCCAAACCCGACCAATACCCGTCGGATTCAGGTTCGGGCTCGGTTTCGGGTTGGATTTTGGGTgcaaatacccgaaacccgatcatctctaatatctGCTGCTAGTGATCGTAATATGATTTTACTTTCTTTaattatgctataacggttgatttgagttttttgaTGTCTTCTTGATAGTTTTTAAGCttagtagattttttttcaaatgacaaGCAACTTACTGTGAGGGAACAAAAAAGTAAAATGTTAATACCATGTAAATTActtttttgtttgcataaaatagAATTGTACATATCTTATAAACTCTATGAGATAGAGAGTTTATGTTCTCAACATAATTATTGGTTTTGAAGTGAGTTAGTGGTATACATTGTCGAAGACACCAAAAACCTATTTTTCCAAGTTAAAGAGTTagacttttttgtgtctttacagagAGTTCTGGAAcattgtcacttaaaaataatcttcttgttAAACTGAGAAACTATCACGAAGACTTCAaataactcagatcaaccgttaaaGCGTATTAAAAGAAAGTTAAATCATATtacaatcagtgttggtgattgccgaaaatttgacagaagctgctatattgctatctatattgtatacaacatttttaatccggtagaagatgctacaagaactcgagtctctcaatgcatgaaccgtgagagaattttgctacatttcttcgctccacttcatactctgagtatttcacgcccttaaaaaaatgtacagtctgataatgatcgttgctgtgtggaatttcccaagagagaatcgcaagttgacaattattgcagaaaatcgaatcgatgattcaacttgatgattctcatactaggttgcaatatttcaaaacccttgtgtggagcattcacagacattttcatagacacaacttatacaaaggttatatgcacatagttagaataagcggcaatagtaaaatgattctatcgcaattatcaactgcctgtatagaatcggatcgcgaaacgagaataagcaaccgtttgttgcttcagagagaatccccacagcagcgtcctaacctttgattctcacaaatgtcatcgagagaaattcgctcccgcacttgtgtcgattctatgttaaataaaCCTTGCCGGGTttgtgttgttgcgatgatttccgtttctctttgatggcactgatttaatcgtgtgaagagttgccagtgaacgttctttgatacgataaaagccatccttgattacaatcactgttatatcATTATTTCCTTTTTGAACTCGATATATAtgaatcactgttatacagtggaattgtagaagtagcgTCCCAAAAGTAGATCCTTTTAAATTACCAGTAAATaatcgcatttgcattgtgcgaaacttggctaacttctgaagtacccttaaactttcacgattttcccattattcgcctggatcgagatgatctcaACGGAGAAAtatttttggggatcaaaaagtggtaTTCTTtcaatcgaattaacctcccctcgataccaggtattgaagctgTCGCATggcatgttacaatcaaaggcagggacctttgtattgcttccatctatattccccaaGAGCCTCAGTAATGACACTAGCAGAGAAATTTAGAGACGTTTTTTGGCAGGAaaccgtgcgtactttggactcagaaaaacccttcgatcgagaaaagtaccccaccgcacgaaattgaacatctacaaaacgctaattagaccgtTTGttttctatggccacgagacctggactatgttggcagaggaccaacgtgcCCTTATTATTCTCGAAAGaatggtactgaggaccatctatggcggagtgcagatggaagacggaacgtggagacagcCTATGAACTACGAATTGCAACagatgctaggagaaccacctatcgtacggacagctaaaatcggacgtctacgatgggctgggcatgtcataaggatgtcggacggcagaccagtgaaaatggttcttcaaTCTAATCCGACTAGGACAAGAAGAAtcggagcgcagcgagcaaggtggatcgatcaagtagaGGGTGATGTACGAAGCATCCGTGGCTTGAGagactggcgacgagcagccatggaccgagttatgtggagacgtatgcttgatacagcaaaggacaccccaggactatagctatTAGGCATGGCATGGCTCGGTTGAATACGGGAGTTTGCACGTGGAAGATGGTCTCCGATCCCCATAGTAGCGATCATCTATCTATCGTAATTTTAAACGcctgcggattaagaccatcggagacatacaatgtttcgtatgacctaacATGGAATATTGATTAAAAATACTACGCAATTTCGGTGTCTGAaagactagaaacaacacaagaacttcctccgcaaGACGAGTACACGTTTATGGCTggtttgcacgctaagacaacttgccgacgacagcgttgtgtctattataggacccaaatatGTCGATCTACAAGgatcattacaagataccctggATAAATAGTCagcatgggctcttcaaatgggtagcCACAGCTCAGAGCTTCACATGCAAAtatttcggaaacaaaaatttttcgtACAATAGCCGGATTTatcaaactggaaagaattcagaatCGTTGTTTGAGTAtcaccttaggttgcatgcagtcgactcccgacttgtcgagctcaattctcagactcatttcatgtccttgtattttgattacatggctcagaatattaatccttctttcttcgtttgtttccaaccgtgttcATTTCCTggatgagagaagagattcgtggaattccggatcacgtacgccctcaagtagcCCCTAAAAGTTTTTTTGTAAGTAGTCATAGTGGCAGCAGTCCCTTGCTTCAGTTCTACACTGGATTCTTGGtaagatttgcttctatgagcttctattttaaatcaacacacatacctaggctatggtgcccacttggtcactgtttttttgtgctgattcaaaAAGAATGTATAAAATTGTCCTTATAATGTGTGGTTATGTTTTATAGTTtagttgttgttattgtaatGGAAATGGTCATAGATCTGGTTTTGTGATAATGTAAATTGAGTACTCGTGTTTCTTAGCACTTCTTGTAATGGTCTGTATGGAATGTAATACTAATAATTGTAATATAAATGTAATAATGTAATAATGGtaatagtaataacaataataataatattttaaatcagTTTACCTGTTGGGTACTtgatgtttttgtttacatactTATCTTTTTGCTATACTCCtgcgttgtttattcgtttcattttttttttctaatatttcttTCATTCTGCATCATTCTTCTTTTCCAAGTTTAAGAGCTTGTCTTAGTTCgatttttcagttttctcagTATGAATTAATTTCATATGGAATAGAAATGTTGACTTAGTAATtatttacatatatacatatgccCACAAACATACTCGTAAAATTGAGCAActgtttctattctaatagattctgacTAGGGTTAATGTACAAATAATCATCTCATttttagagtcaccatgttgttTTAGCGATTACTCGACTTCCAATTAATGCATTgtaataaaatcgaatacaatatctttgcttcggattTGTGAAGCACTACCTCAGAAATAGTAGTTCGAAAAATGTTCAATACTGTTGTTATAGCCACGCGAAAACTTGAagcgaatgctcctaatttcatcttacttttgaagtcaatatatcgaacagagacaacagatccccctctaactaatggtttccgtatatgagatgactaatggagctAAGATAAAGGAGGGTACGGTaaccctttattaccgttcttgcatacacttcctcttacacttcattcacagatcatctcacccatcaggtctcacatgaaaacgacacaacctcaaaaaatgaactggatgaacatcgttcgacagctatcagtggtttgctcatttgttCAGTCTGTATTGTTTTagtctattctacaatattctatctcattccacagtattccatggtacacaaaccacccataaacgtcaaagatggactcgatttaccgttcatttgttgtcatcgtgtgaagctcaattgggatacgttcactccacataatttccacttcacactggtaatgagggccggtagtatgaaaatcaaGCATAGAAAAGAGCTCAGttgagccctaccggcctctccacccccggatgttggagcgtaatgcaatcaacatcttattcaagtcgttccatatcttattcatttaattcaataatgAAGCTAAAAGCTGCTACACATAtctgtatctgatgatgtttgcaataccatcaagcccaccaaccatggGAGGGATGTAGCccataatattttttataacaaatttagaacagccaactgtgaaaagatattttacactgacggatcaaacatcaacgggtCTGCTCAATGATCCGGTtccagtttacgtcgcagaattagctgctattcaataCACccctgagatcattgaaaccttgcccaaagaccattactttattgtcacggacagtctgagttcaatagaagctctccgggcaatgaagccaggtaAGCATCCccaatatttcctggggaaaatacgggaacatttgaaagCTTTAACTGGACGGTCAATATCGTtcgtctgggtcccttcgcattgttccattttcGTTTTCTAATGTGCGTGCATTAcgtagaaggtgatatttatgaaagaccaatctgatttaatgaattttttaatgtctctcgtcagaaaacaccTTGTTCCACTCCGTTCTACACAACGTTTACTTCTCTATAGAGGTGTTTCCCGCGGCTCCACAGGAACAAAGGATACGGCCACCATCGAAGTACCCACGTCAATTGAACAATCCCCATATAAGATCCATTCCATAAGCCATAACCGGTTACCAACTGGAGACTGAATCCTCCAGATTTGTGGTGATCAGCATACAACTATGTGAACCAAATACAACAATGTCATAATTCAAGAAATTATTCAGTCTTAAGTACTATGAAAAATGCCCTCGAAACCAGGTATACCGATATGAAGTGAGTGAGAAGAAGCAAATGCGTTTGGTGTGAGCGAGTTTTGTTGTTTGACTGGTATGACCTTTGTCAAACGTATTTACTATACATCAttcatttatacccggctttagccTAATTGTGGTCATTCACTGGGTTATCATATTGTTAGGAATATTGAATTATGTACCAGAAAGTAAGCGtagagcaaaaaaaattttagtattCATTTAGAGAAAAGTACTGCAAAGTTGTATCACATgctttttgaagcatatggtgaTCCTACTCTTTCAAAAGTATCACGCAAAAGATGGTAAAAATGGCTCAGAGATAATAGTTTTGATGTGATAAATGAAGAACATGGAAGATcatcaaaaacatttaaaataccGAATTGCAATTAATAATACtaaatgtaacacaataaacAATTACTGACCTTTCAAAAGCTGagtgaaaagcaaaaaaaagtgGAAAATATGTGCCACACggattaaatgaaaaataaacaaactgaaaaaaacgtgtttaatccacctagcagtgagatgatacttttatttatcaatccgcatgagttttttgcatgaatattcttcggtgttttagttctcatgacattattttaatgaccgtcgttttaagcggcaatttgtgattttaatcactcaataccctgtaatgtcgaagctgcaaatcggatcgaatttgaatctaaacgtgtgacaatcgattgaacattccatgagatgtcgaagaaagtttcagtttagagtttacggttatttacggtacttccaaagccggtattcaggaaccagcataacccaaaacgattcgtatggcaaaaataaatatgatgaaattgcaataattttgagtccaactttgaagctttttagaattgtcatcttctatatcggcttgaattttaaaaactcatcaccctgtaattccagaatcggaaatcagaatcggataaaattcattaattttgcatgggaccaaaaatcctttaatttgaatttttatttttgaaattcaattttttgagaaaacgatttgatagtggaaccggaattccaaatcagtgtagccgaagtcagttaaattcacctgaggagttgcatagtttacatttgattcaaaatgttcgaaaatcagtgcagactgactaaaaagcaagatgttttatacaatcttaagacccttcatttgaatcttagatcggttcagccatctataagaaaaatgagttacactattttaatttcgtttgacatatcatcctgtagctcaggaaccagaagtcggatccaggcgtaattcaggaactttgtttggaagcacttctcgtatgaatctgagtttgtagaaaatggttgagtcatctccaagaaaattgagtgaaattattttccacacaagcatttgctgatctcgacgaactgattcgaatggtatattggtgtcatgttcttccagcattcattactgtcagtagtttaaatcaatataattatgcaattgttGTTAACTCGAAAATGCAGCCATCAtggccatcatctgatttacatatgtcgtattcgaacgattatgttgccaaaaacgaaccgtgctaaaatcgatccgaggcaaactgtcatgaaaaaggatgttgtacacagtcttagtggtacttagaaacaatcgtatgtaacagtataaaaaatcgtgtttcacgttgctcccaagcattgcattatcatacagcgctcaataTTTCTACAACTGGAacaaggggaaaagtcgcttacacaaaaatatcgatatctccgctaaaaatagacggattttaacaatctatggcttgttggatagctactaccctgtggaatctaagtctaaaaacatattctgtttcaaggttaattgtgacagatattgtcagaaaactaaaaattttgacataaaacttcgtataactcaaaaagtaaacatccaatctcaaaaccattcaataacgttctgggtgacggggagacctttcatttgcgactagtttgatcaaaatcggtccagccatctctgagatctcgacctcttagttgacaacacacatacagacacacacatacacgcacacacacacacacactcacacacacacacacacacacattggctcagttcgtcgagctgaatcgattggtatatgacactcggccctctgggcctcggaaaatttttctaaagtttgagcgaattctatacctattttttacatgttatttataaaaaaaggtaaaaaacactTGTGAAATTATGATTCAAAGACACAAACGAAAATCAGTGTTGTATCGAACTGTTACTGATGATGAAAAATGGATTTGTATTAAGAATCCTAAACGGAAAAAATCAAGGGTTAATACGAAACAACCATCACCATCAATTGCAAAACCAGATCGATTTACTGGGTCAGAAAGGTGTGGtgttcattcagtaatagccgttcaaccgagaaggttgtgtatagaagcgtacagtttaataacgctggttagtttacacgcgttaaatacgacaacggttgaactacaggtagagacctgttggcagcagccgttaaaacgtaaaatcgtgctgcataagagagccctagtgctgggccaagctggtgaaggagtaacctgggggtgtttcccgcggacccacacggaccgaagaatgcggccaacatgaatattcaacaacgccatatggaagactctcatgaaatattcaattcaccggccgatcaccacatgaaggctggatctgccaaagtcaaccactgcgacccaaatatgacattacttaatgatacaaccctagttttaagttagtcgtaaattttaaatcagtaaaagcccttggcatcttagagcttaagcagtgtgccttaaacattatattcttgaataaaaaaaaaaaaaaaagctggtgaaggaaacaacaaagggcgtttcccaagctctacccaggccacaatatacagccacaagtgctgagcaggagagtgcaaaggcacacagaagcaggagagtgcaaaggcacaccggtgcgaaggcacttcggtgaagaagcatatcggtgcggagcacaaggaagaaggagacaagacaactcggtctttccactgccatacaacacgcaggtatacaccggtgacctgcgctggttgcagctggcgaagacaaaagtaaatcggaaattgagtggtgctggatgtcaggtagcagtagcatcacatccaacaatcagcatccaacaagaacatctagagcaacgaggatctacacggcagtgcaacggagatagacaacaatttcaaggtagaagttttttcttttccttttgattgagtactgtgtagtgttggtttcattttttactttaaagtttgattaaaaattttaatgtgatggatgaatccatggacgtaaatcctagcatgaatcctatacccccacgaacgaaaaaatatcaggagggcttttctgggccttggatagtcttttttagacgtatatcaaagccattaaacatttaccaaatttctaaaggtttgacatcacgattctcttcaatcaaagagatcataaaagtaaataacgataaaattcgtgttgtggtaaataatttgaaacacgcgaatgaacatttcaacattttcgcgtgtttcggaacatttcaataaagagtataaagtttacataccctccaaagatgtcgaaattgacggtgttgttaccgaagcgagtctttcggtagatgatttactcaagcatggtgttggtcgtttcaagaactctatgcttgagggtgtgaaaatactggagtgcaaacaactgtactcagtagtttatgaagagggaaaaaaagtttatcgcccatcagactcgtttcgagtgacatttgccggatctgcgttgccgtcccatgtctatgtcgataaaattcgcctccctgttcggctttttgttccaaatgtaatgaattgtacgaactgcaaaaaattcggacacacagct
This genomic window contains:
- the LOC131428463 gene encoding UDP-glycosyltransferase UGT5-like, whose translation is MNLKTAITVLTVFFVREIQIEAAKILLVSSFPGMSHWLTFEHIVDELLVRGHEITAITNYRLKNSNHSDRYREVLISPMFDFEGDLPMESYYRSTEFSSPFYKLKILWWLGLATTAHAFETENVQMFLREEGLTFDLIIAEQFVQEAFLMFGHKYRAPIVTINTLGYTDYIDRSFGMITPLSFVPHFFTQLTDEMSFLERCYNVIVTVYDWANRKFVYLPEQNAMARKYFANSGYLAQSMPTVEELDMNVSVTLTNSHIMSFRPRPKMIGMVDIAGVHIKPAKDLPLDVKNFLDSSASGAIYINFGTFLRSSAMPAETLRVFLEVFKNLHQYKFLWKWESDQVPVLPENVMVRKWLPQNDILAHSAIKLFVTHGGIFGSQESIYWGRPMLFAPFYGDQHANALKFQNAGVSLTLKIANISVEEFQGKIMQIVENPTFQWNANRLSQMFRDNPQDPLREAVFWIEYVMRHHGAEFLKSASIRLPWYQYLLLDVASVAFGILFLAYWLVKKLVQVVSESMLACSKNKTKQKKQ